Proteins found in one Actinokineospora alba genomic segment:
- a CDS encoding maleylpyruvate isomerase family mycothiol-dependent enzyme, which produces MNEDQVWAAIDTQRLRTADLLDNLTPAEWDEPSLCEGWTVRDVAGHLTLQQAGLGTALRGALRHPGSLNHMIRESGRYQARLPTERLVADIRGMVGSRRHNFGVTYLETLVDIVVHGQDIAVPLSRDLAVEPETAAAAATRVWAYQATRMGRQKARVFSDLPERSHRFTATDIEWSAGEGPELRGPIVAILLVLTGRAAGRSRLTGAGLDPTGRPPQA; this is translated from the coding sequence ATGAACGAGGACCAGGTCTGGGCGGCCATCGACACCCAGCGGCTGCGCACCGCCGACCTGCTCGACAACCTCACCCCAGCGGAGTGGGACGAGCCGTCGCTGTGCGAGGGCTGGACGGTCCGCGACGTCGCGGGCCACCTCACCCTGCAGCAGGCAGGCTTGGGAACAGCGCTTCGGGGCGCGCTGCGACACCCCGGCAGCCTCAACCACATGATCCGGGAAAGTGGCCGATACCAGGCCCGACTGCCCACCGAGCGGCTGGTCGCCGACATCCGCGGCATGGTCGGCTCGCGGCGGCACAACTTCGGCGTGACCTACCTGGAGACGTTGGTGGACATCGTGGTCCACGGCCAGGACATCGCCGTGCCGCTGTCGCGGGACCTCGCGGTCGAACCCGAGACGGCGGCGGCCGCGGCCACCCGGGTCTGGGCGTACCAGGCAACTCGGATGGGCCGGCAGAAGGCACGCGTCTTCAGCGACCTGCCCGAGCGCAGCCACCGGTTCACCGCCACCGACATCGAGTGGTCCGCGGGCGAGGGCCCGGAGCTCCGCGGACCCATCGTCGCCATCCTGCTGGTCCTCACCGGCCGAGCGGCGGGCCGCTCCCGACTGACCGGTGCCGGGCTTGACCCAACCGGTCGCCCGCCTCAGGCCTGA
- a CDS encoding serine/threonine-protein kinase, producing MIADGLIAGRYRLQSRVGVGGMGEVWQAFDERLSRVVAVKPLVLAPGLSDEQADQARRRAIREGRIAARLQHPGAVTVYDVAEDDGRPVLVMEYVPGRSLAEIIAERGTVPAAEVAAIGAQVAAALAAAHAAGIVHRDVKPANILITDDGAAKITDFGIARALGDVTVTANGILVGTPAFLAPEVARGREPDPTGDVFSLGATLYTALEGRPPFGDGDNAIAVLQTVAAGQFAPSVNGGALGEVVAQLMRVDPAERPTMADAAERLRAVAAGHSPPAPTRVDLRPLPDAPVGPRSRRGGPAVLIAVIAVVGLALLTLVVANRPGEPDQATTVPSASSPPTTAAVTAEDLRRAVAEYYALLPEHTDQAWTRLGPTLRAAGQEQYEKAWKDVKDLTIFSAPRATGADTVTVGLEYTQESRGRLREVHRLVLIVRDGVLLIDADHVQSSERVKEGGPKSEKKKEDKEDKEDDDDGG from the coding sequence GTGATCGCGGATGGCCTGATCGCCGGGAGGTACCGGCTCCAAAGTCGGGTGGGCGTCGGCGGGATGGGTGAGGTGTGGCAGGCGTTCGATGAGCGCCTGAGTCGGGTCGTGGCGGTCAAACCACTGGTGTTGGCGCCGGGGCTGTCCGACGAGCAGGCAGACCAGGCTCGGCGGCGGGCGATCCGGGAAGGCCGGATCGCCGCCCGGTTGCAGCACCCGGGCGCGGTCACCGTCTACGACGTCGCCGAGGATGACGGCCGACCGGTTCTGGTCATGGAGTACGTGCCCGGGCGCAGTCTCGCCGAGATCATCGCCGAGCGCGGCACGGTGCCCGCGGCCGAGGTCGCGGCGATCGGCGCCCAGGTGGCCGCGGCGCTCGCCGCCGCGCACGCGGCGGGAATCGTGCACCGGGACGTCAAGCCCGCCAACATCTTGATCACCGATGACGGCGCCGCGAAGATCACCGACTTCGGCATCGCCCGCGCCCTGGGCGACGTGACGGTCACCGCGAACGGGATTCTGGTGGGCACACCGGCTTTCCTGGCGCCGGAGGTGGCCCGCGGCCGGGAACCGGACCCGACGGGCGACGTGTTCTCGTTGGGCGCCACCTTGTACACCGCCCTGGAAGGGCGGCCGCCCTTCGGCGACGGCGACAACGCCATCGCCGTGCTGCAAACGGTGGCCGCCGGACAGTTCGCCCCAAGTGTGAACGGAGGCGCGCTCGGCGAGGTCGTCGCGCAGCTGATGAGGGTGGACCCGGCCGAGCGGCCCACGATGGCCGACGCGGCCGAGCGGCTGCGGGCTGTCGCCGCGGGCCACAGCCCGCCCGCTCCCACCCGAGTGGACCTTCGACCGCTGCCCGACGCGCCGGTCGGGCCGCGAAGCCGCCGCGGCGGGCCCGCTGTCCTGATCGCGGTGATCGCGGTCGTCGGCCTGGCGCTGCTCACCCTGGTTGTGGCGAACCGCCCCGGTGAACCCGATCAGGCCACCACGGTCCCCTCCGCCTCCTCGCCCCCGACAACGGCCGCGGTGACCGCCGAGGACCTGCGGCGCGCCGTCGCCGAGTACTACGCGCTGCTGCCCGAGCACACCGACCAGGCCTGGACCCGGCTCGGTCCGACGCTGCGGGCCGCGGGCCAGGAGCAGTACGAGAAGGCATGGAAGGACGTCAAGGACCTCACCATCTTCTCCGCGCCGCGGGCGACCGGCGCCGACACCGTCACGGTCGGACTCGAGTACACACAGGAGAGTCGCGGCCGATTACGGGAAGTGCACCGACTCGTCCTGATCGTCCGTGACGGCGTGTTGCTGATCGACGCCGACCACGTGCAGTCCTCTGAGCGGGTCAAAGAGGGCGGTCCGAAGAGCGAGAAGAAGAAGGAAGACAAGGAAGACAAGGAAGACGACGACGACGGCGGCTGA
- a CDS encoding mycothiol-dependent nitroreductase Rv2466c family protein → MPTSDGPDLALWDRATTAYLRAAGLAAEPGIGERTEQARRLADPPSATPRVDLYIDPVCPYTWLVTQWLLEVERLRDLDLRYHVMSLRMLNESRVVDGRYRRAVDNSSGPSRVAAAVLVRHGPEALRAWHAAFGAAIFDHWRYPDAQEYVSASKHALTVAGLPTELVAADSAAVEEALRRSHTEGVTPVGADAGTPIVHLDGVAFFGPVLNAVPRGDDAVRLFDAARMLAQCPDFFELKRTRTAPPVLRTEGQRP, encoded by the coding sequence ATGCCTACCTCGGACGGTCCCGACCTCGCCCTCTGGGACAGAGCGACCACCGCCTACCTGCGCGCCGCGGGCCTTGCGGCGGAGCCCGGCATCGGCGAGCGCACCGAGCAGGCGCGCCGCCTCGCGGACCCGCCCTCGGCCACGCCCAGGGTCGACCTCTACATCGACCCGGTCTGCCCCTACACCTGGTTGGTCACGCAGTGGCTCCTGGAAGTGGAGCGGCTGCGCGACCTCGACCTGCGGTACCACGTGATGAGCCTGCGGATGCTCAACGAGAGCCGGGTGGTCGACGGCCGGTACCGCCGTGCCGTCGACAACTCCTCCGGACCGTCGCGGGTCGCCGCGGCCGTGCTCGTCCGGCACGGACCCGAAGCGCTGCGCGCCTGGCACGCCGCCTTCGGCGCCGCCATCTTCGACCACTGGCGCTACCCCGACGCCCAGGAGTACGTGTCGGCGTCGAAGCACGCGCTCACCGTCGCCGGGCTGCCGACCGAGCTGGTCGCCGCCGACTCCGCGGCGGTCGAGGAGGCGTTGCGCCGCAGCCACACCGAGGGCGTGACCCCGGTCGGCGCCGACGCGGGAACCCCGATCGTGCACCTCGACGGCGTCGCGTTCTTCGGGCCGGTGCTCAACGCCGTCCCGCGCGGGGACGACGCGGTGCGCCTGTTCGACGCCGCGCGCATGCTGGCACAGTGCCCCGACTTCTTCGAACTCAAGCGGACCCGCACCGCGCCGCCGGTTCTCCGCACGGAAGGGCAGCGACCATGA
- a CDS encoding class I SAM-dependent methyltransferase, translating into MTTTHEAPTGATHDVVTPDRIFEIAQGFMASKHLFAASELGLFEALGEGPADLDGLAARTGLPRRTARISADAMVAIGLLERHGDRYANSQVSAAFLAGATPADFRPLLKFWDRLSYPVWADLAGALSRGRPARDISEIDDELVPLMSAGIAAATAAAGRALPEAAGLPAGSRVLDIGGGTGSWSVALAATDPALTATVFETAEVARIAQQELRASEYSDRVDVLVGDVLVDDLPRGFDAFLVANLVHYFTPETNQSILRRIRAVAEPGARLLLADFWTDATHTRPLPAALMAGEFAIHVNDGDVYSVDEGTAWLRETGWRYLDHRPLAGPMSVIVAETA; encoded by the coding sequence ATGACAACCACACACGAAGCCCCCACTGGGGCCACCCATGACGTCGTGACGCCCGACCGGATCTTCGAGATCGCCCAGGGCTTCATGGCCAGCAAGCACCTGTTCGCCGCGAGCGAGCTCGGCCTGTTCGAAGCCCTCGGCGAGGGCCCGGCGGACCTCGACGGGCTCGCCGCCCGCACCGGACTCCCCCGCCGCACGGCACGCATCAGCGCCGACGCGATGGTCGCGATCGGACTGCTGGAGCGGCACGGCGACCGCTATGCCAACAGCCAGGTGTCCGCCGCCTTCCTTGCCGGGGCGACCCCGGCCGATTTCCGTCCCCTGCTCAAATTCTGGGACCGGCTGAGCTATCCCGTCTGGGCGGACCTCGCCGGAGCCCTCAGCCGCGGAAGGCCCGCCCGCGACATCTCCGAGATCGATGACGAGTTGGTGCCGCTCATGTCCGCGGGCATCGCGGCCGCCACCGCCGCCGCCGGACGAGCCCTGCCCGAGGCCGCCGGGCTTCCCGCAGGGAGCCGGGTGCTGGACATCGGCGGCGGCACAGGTTCCTGGTCGGTCGCCCTGGCGGCGACGGACCCCGCGCTCACCGCGACGGTGTTCGAAACCGCCGAGGTGGCCCGCATCGCCCAGCAAGAGCTGCGCGCGAGCGAGTACTCCGACCGCGTCGACGTCCTCGTCGGTGACGTGCTGGTCGACGACCTGCCGCGCGGGTTCGACGCCTTCCTGGTCGCCAACCTGGTGCACTACTTCACGCCGGAGACGAACCAGTCGATCCTGCGGCGGATCCGGGCGGTCGCCGAACCCGGGGCGCGCCTGCTGCTCGCCGACTTCTGGACCGACGCCACCCACACCCGGCCGCTCCCCGCCGCGCTCATGGCCGGAGAGTTCGCCATCCACGTCAACGACGGCGACGTCTACAGCGTCGACGAGGGCACCGCCTGGCTGCGCGAGACCGGCTGGCGCTACCTCGATCACCGGCCGCTGGCCGGACCGATGAGCGTCATCGTCGCCGAGACCGCCTGA
- a CDS encoding ATP-binding protein — protein sequence MTGNVLARLHAALDDALAGRLRVVLCTGEPGIGKTTLLRRFADEAASRGVRVRTARSPGSVAAPPYWLWRQALGDPNPLDALGSAADPAALVERVAERVRRDSAGRGVVLIVDDLHLADSSSLGVLMDVLPLLHGSRVLLCATHDAGAQLPLPEADVVRLVGLSRDESMLLLGPTVETADHIFETAGGNPLFLRELGRYLKAGGDPHDLPRTLDDVVAWRLRELSPPTRGFVEAAAILGDTVRPSVVARVLGQGDVLAALDDAVRAGFVGSEPDGLVEFDSRVVRTAVVACLPPSERARLHRRAALAIEAAGNLTDHLGELTHHWTAAASAGASAEARAWARRAGDEAMRVLAFGEARRLYALALDHADGLDAEERADLLLALASAAFRQSRLADARQACGEALAIARRLDSGPLLARVALTLEPCGESTWDGDLHRWCTEALARSTQDDPTRARLLARLARTAVYCGHHDEADAASAEALRLARGAEGTDLAIDVLTARQLVCAGPDHTAEVVDLAAAMIATGRPEAELWGRLWLIDTRWYAGDLAGIAAELPRLRRTTEEVGGPYARWHLLVARAALALARAEFDDAERLIGDAVEHFERLNHPAAHGASVSFRLLLGHHRGHTEELLSPTVWDFGSDSRWELFARLGRAFALVGAGRLDEAATLYQRCGSPRGWSVPPGAGLVGLGVGAQVAAALGLEDDTRLLRDRLTPYRGRYVVAGAGAGNFLGPVELTLGKCAAALGDWDTARTELGTASELCRTVGAPGFRVEADCELATALARAAMPEAAATLAERTRPVASALGMTPWIRRLDALRTTPDPLTAREREIAALVAQGLSNRRIAENLVIAERTAQNHVQHILTKLGFANRAQIAAWSAKRPDE from the coding sequence ATGACCGGGAACGTGCTCGCGCGGCTGCACGCGGCCCTGGACGACGCTCTCGCAGGTCGGCTGCGGGTGGTGCTCTGTACTGGGGAACCCGGGATCGGCAAGACGACCCTTCTCCGCCGGTTCGCCGACGAAGCCGCGAGCCGGGGAGTCCGCGTCCGCACCGCCCGCTCCCCCGGGTCGGTGGCCGCGCCGCCGTACTGGTTGTGGCGGCAGGCCCTCGGCGATCCCAACCCGCTTGACGCCCTCGGCTCGGCGGCGGACCCCGCGGCGCTCGTCGAGCGGGTCGCGGAGCGGGTGCGGCGGGACAGCGCGGGCCGGGGTGTGGTGCTGATTGTCGATGACCTTCATCTGGCCGACAGCTCGTCCCTCGGCGTCCTGATGGACGTGCTGCCGTTGCTCCACGGCAGCCGGGTGCTGCTGTGCGCCACCCACGACGCGGGTGCCCAGCTTCCGCTGCCGGAGGCCGATGTGGTGCGACTTGTCGGCCTTTCCCGGGACGAGTCAATGCTCCTGCTGGGCCCGACTGTCGAGACAGCCGACCACATCTTCGAGACGGCCGGCGGCAATCCGTTGTTCCTGCGCGAACTGGGCCGCTACCTGAAGGCGGGCGGCGACCCACACGACTTGCCCCGGACCCTCGATGACGTGGTGGCCTGGCGGCTGCGCGAACTGTCGCCGCCGACGCGCGGTTTCGTCGAGGCCGCGGCGATCCTGGGCGACACGGTGCGGCCGTCGGTCGTCGCGCGAGTCCTGGGTCAAGGGGACGTTCTCGCGGCGCTGGACGACGCCGTCCGGGCGGGCTTCGTCGGGTCTGAGCCCGACGGCCTGGTCGAGTTCGACAGCCGCGTGGTCCGAACCGCGGTCGTGGCCTGCCTGCCACCGTCTGAGCGCGCGCGCCTGCACCGGCGCGCCGCGCTGGCGATCGAGGCGGCGGGAAACCTCACCGACCACCTCGGCGAGCTCACCCACCACTGGACCGCGGCCGCGTCGGCCGGTGCGTCCGCCGAAGCCCGCGCGTGGGCCCGCCGGGCAGGCGACGAGGCGATGCGCGTGCTCGCCTTCGGTGAGGCGCGGCGGCTCTACGCACTCGCCCTCGACCACGCGGACGGGCTCGACGCCGAGGAACGCGCCGACCTGCTGCTCGCGCTGGCTTCGGCCGCCTTCCGGCAAAGCAGGCTCGCCGACGCCCGCCAGGCCTGCGGCGAGGCGCTGGCCATCGCCAGGCGACTGGACTCCGGTCCGCTGCTGGCGCGGGTGGCGCTGACCCTGGAGCCCTGCGGCGAGTCCACTTGGGACGGTGACCTGCACCGGTGGTGCACCGAGGCGCTCGCCCGGTCCACTCAGGACGACCCGACCCGGGCCCGGCTGCTCGCCCGGCTCGCGCGGACGGCGGTGTACTGCGGCCACCACGACGAGGCCGACGCCGCGAGCGCCGAGGCCCTGCGGCTGGCGCGCGGGGCCGAGGGCACCGACCTGGCGATCGATGTGCTCACCGCACGGCAGCTCGTGTGCGCCGGACCCGACCACACGGCCGAGGTGGTGGACCTGGCCGCGGCGATGATCGCCACCGGGCGCCCGGAGGCGGAGTTGTGGGGCCGCCTGTGGCTGATCGACACCCGTTGGTACGCGGGCGATCTGGCGGGCATCGCCGCCGAATTGCCGCGCCTGCGCCGCACCACCGAGGAGGTGGGCGGGCCCTACGCCCGGTGGCATCTGCTGGTGGCCCGGGCCGCGCTGGCCTTGGCCCGCGCCGAGTTCGACGACGCCGAACGGCTCATCGGCGACGCGGTCGAGCACTTCGAGCGGCTCAACCATCCCGCCGCCCACGGCGCGTCGGTGAGTTTCCGCCTGCTCCTTGGCCACCACCGGGGCCACACCGAGGAGCTCCTCTCCCCCACCGTCTGGGACTTCGGGTCGGACAGCCGCTGGGAGCTGTTCGCCCGCCTGGGCCGGGCGTTCGCCCTGGTCGGCGCCGGGCGGCTGGACGAGGCGGCGACGCTGTACCAGCGGTGCGGCTCGCCGCGGGGGTGGTCTGTCCCACCCGGCGCGGGCCTGGTGGGCCTGGGGGTCGGCGCGCAGGTGGCCGCCGCGCTCGGGCTCGAAGACGACACCAGGCTGCTGCGTGACCGGCTGACGCCCTACCGCGGCCGGTACGTCGTGGCGGGCGCCGGGGCGGGCAACTTCCTCGGTCCCGTCGAGCTGACCCTCGGCAAATGCGCCGCCGCGCTCGGCGACTGGGACACCGCCAGAACCGAACTCGGCACCGCGAGCGAACTGTGCCGAACCGTCGGCGCGCCCGGTTTCCGCGTCGAAGCCGACTGCGAACTCGCGACCGCACTGGCGCGAGCCGCGATGCCCGAGGCCGCGGCCACGCTGGCCGAGCGCACGCGGCCCGTGGCGAGCGCGCTCGGCATGACCCCGTGGATTCGCCGCCTCGACGCGCTGCGAACCACGCCCGATCCGCTGACCGCACGCGAACGCGAGATCGCGGCGCTCGTCGCGCAGGGACTCAGCAACCGGCGGATCGCCGAGAACCTGGTCATCGCCGAGCGGACCGCGCAGAACCACGTCCAGCACATCCTCACCAAGCTGGGCTTCGCCAACCGCGCGCAGATCGCCGCATGGAGCGCCAAGCGCCCGGATGAGTAG
- a CDS encoding NAD(P)/FAD-dependent oxidoreductase, producing the protein MRHRIIVLGAGYAGASAAGYLARHLHPDDFEITVVNAEADFVERMRLHQLAAGAQLRRFGLAEMFAGTGIGLRLAHVTAVDPEQRTVTVTDGEGTDRLEYDTLLYSLGSTSADQGVPGVDEHAFHVSGRQAALRLRGRLDGLGENGSVLVVGGNLTAIEVATEIAEAWPGLRVTLATTDELGGWLGPKARRHLLRAFDRFGIEVHEHATIEKVTATGAVAADGTTFLADATVWAAGFAVHPIAAASGLAVEGDGRITVDRMMRSVSHPRVYAAGDSAYAVGDNGEPLPMSCATAGFTRMQATAAIIGDLTGRKVSKTPLAYLGNCISLGGKDAIFQVVDRTARSTGSLRGRPAAWVKAFVLTNVAWNMHHPTYGLPARKRRLATVSDRSTETVDA; encoded by the coding sequence ATGCGGCATCGAATCATCGTCCTCGGAGCCGGTTACGCCGGAGCGTCCGCCGCCGGATACCTGGCCCGCCACCTGCACCCCGACGACTTCGAGATCACCGTCGTCAACGCCGAAGCCGACTTCGTCGAGCGAATGCGCCTGCACCAGCTCGCCGCGGGCGCGCAGCTGCGCCGCTTCGGGTTGGCGGAGATGTTCGCGGGCACGGGCATCGGGCTGCGGCTGGCACACGTCACCGCTGTCGACCCCGAGCAGCGGACCGTCACCGTGACCGACGGCGAAGGCACCGACCGACTCGAGTACGACACCCTCCTGTACTCGCTCGGCAGCACTTCCGCCGACCAGGGCGTTCCGGGGGTCGACGAGCACGCCTTCCACGTCTCCGGGCGGCAGGCGGCGCTGCGCCTGCGCGGGCGGCTGGATGGCCTGGGCGAGAACGGATCGGTGCTGGTCGTCGGCGGGAACCTGACCGCGATCGAGGTCGCCACCGAGATCGCCGAGGCCTGGCCCGGGCTCCGAGTCACCCTGGCCACCACCGACGAACTCGGCGGCTGGCTGGGCCCGAAGGCGCGGCGTCACCTGCTGCGTGCCTTCGACCGGTTCGGCATCGAGGTCCACGAGCACGCCACCATCGAGAAGGTCACCGCGACTGGGGCGGTCGCCGCCGACGGCACCACCTTCCTCGCCGACGCGACCGTGTGGGCGGCGGGCTTCGCCGTGCACCCCATCGCCGCCGCGAGCGGTCTCGCCGTCGAAGGCGACGGGCGGATCACCGTCGACCGGATGATGCGGTCGGTGTCGCATCCGCGGGTCTACGCCGCCGGTGACAGCGCCTACGCCGTCGGCGACAACGGTGAACCGCTGCCGATGTCCTGCGCCACAGCGGGATTCACCAGGATGCAGGCGACGGCCGCGATCATCGGGGACCTGACCGGTCGCAAGGTCTCGAAGACCCCGCTGGCCTACCTCGGCAACTGCATCAGCCTCGGCGGCAAGGACGCGATCTTCCAGGTCGTCGACCGCACCGCGCGGTCGACCGGGTCACTTCGCGGCCGACCGGCGGCGTGGGTCAAGGCGTTCGTGCTCACCAACGTCGCGTGGAACATGCACCACCCGACGTACGGGCTGCCCGCTCGCAAACGCCGTCTGGCCACCGTGTCCGACCGGTCGACCGAGACGGTCGACGCCTAG
- a CDS encoding helix-turn-helix transcriptional regulator produces MAGTLVPRVRDDIERLRGHGLTWVDYSAAVADVLAPLIPFDGYCCHTVDPGTILFTGSVNRGVGCSGSWLAHHEYVIEDVNKWSFLARSGRIAGATSIDTHGVLSRSIRHQSQEASGFGDELRVSFVVDGVYWGAAGFLRGADEPWFTEADVRTLVALAPSIGAGLRRALLARPSMPGASVDHGPGVVVFDADGRPESISGAAERWIGELVEEPPPNPPSESKTVQAVAARARAIAPGTDPLELAARARVRTRSGTWLLLYGTRLSGDAGGRTAVIIHPATPQDVAPVIALAYGLTERECHVAMQCVQGRVTKEIARELSLSPYTVQDHLKSIFDKTGVRSRGELVGQIFLDHYATRWEAPATAAPDLLVFDISPDQA; encoded by the coding sequence GTGGCCGGAACACTGGTGCCCCGGGTCCGCGACGACATCGAACGACTGCGCGGGCACGGTCTGACGTGGGTGGACTACAGCGCCGCCGTCGCGGACGTGCTCGCGCCGCTGATCCCGTTCGACGGCTACTGCTGCCACACCGTCGACCCGGGGACGATCCTGTTCACCGGCAGCGTCAACCGCGGCGTCGGCTGCTCCGGGTCGTGGCTGGCCCACCACGAGTACGTCATCGAGGACGTCAACAAGTGGTCCTTCCTCGCCCGCAGCGGCCGGATCGCCGGGGCGACCAGCATCGACACCCACGGCGTGCTGTCCCGCTCGATCCGGCACCAATCCCAAGAGGCCTCCGGTTTCGGCGACGAGCTGCGCGTGTCCTTCGTCGTCGACGGCGTCTACTGGGGAGCGGCGGGCTTCCTGCGCGGCGCCGACGAACCGTGGTTCACCGAGGCCGACGTGCGGACTCTGGTCGCGTTGGCCCCCTCGATCGGCGCGGGCCTGCGCCGCGCGCTGCTGGCGCGACCGAGCATGCCGGGGGCCTCGGTCGACCACGGCCCGGGCGTGGTCGTCTTCGATGCGGACGGCAGGCCCGAGTCCATCTCCGGCGCCGCCGAACGCTGGATCGGCGAGTTGGTCGAGGAACCCCCGCCGAACCCGCCGAGCGAGTCGAAGACCGTGCAGGCCGTCGCGGCCCGCGCCCGCGCCATCGCACCCGGCACCGACCCGCTGGAGCTGGCGGCCCGCGCGCGGGTCCGCACCCGCTCCGGCACCTGGCTCCTGCTCTACGGCACCCGACTCAGCGGGGACGCGGGCGGCCGGACCGCGGTGATCATCCATCCCGCCACGCCCCAGGACGTCGCGCCGGTGATCGCCTTGGCCTACGGCCTGACCGAGCGGGAGTGCCACGTCGCCATGCAGTGCGTCCAAGGCCGGGTCACCAAGGAGATCGCCCGCGAACTGTCCTTGTCGCCGTACACCGTCCAGGACCACCTCAAGTCGATCTTCGACAAGACCGGGGTGCGCAGCCGGGGCGAGCTGGTCGGCCAGATCTTTCTGGACCACTACGCGACCCGATGGGAAGCTCCGGCGACCGCCGCCCCCGACCTGCTCGTCTTCGACATCTCGCCTGATCAGGCCTGA